The following coding sequences lie in one Chelatococcus sp. YT9 genomic window:
- a CDS encoding cation:proton antiporter has protein sequence MPHETTLIATVAVGFVLAFIFGFLADRFRLPPLVGYLVAGIFIGPFTPGFVADAGLSGQLAEMGVILLMFGVGLHFSISDLMAVKWIAIPGAVGQIVLATLIGVGVGTIWGWSLGGSLVFGLSLSVASTVVLLKALEERNMLPTANGRIAVGWLIVEDLAMVVALVLLPAFAETLGGHAAGGHGAAAAADTSLAMALGLTLLKVAGFVVLAIALGPRVVPWILGQVARTGSRELFTLSVLAVALGIAYGSAVIFGVSFALGAFFAGVVLSESRFSHRAAHESLPLQDAFAVLFFVSVGMLFDPSILIREPLAVLIVLAIIMVGKSLAAMLIVLVLGYPLATAVTVAASLAQIGEFSFILGGLGVALGLLPKEGSDLILAGALLSITLNPLAFVLAPRLISRLGVWKALATHGEHRYNALEADIEAAQARAHEREHAHALEVQQVVQRFPIFADIDPEQRQEFLLLFRPESADPGKRIIQKGDKPDGMYFISSGKAGVGTEAGDITLGPGDFFGEMALLSGSRRTADVTALDYCELLKMSRRDFLQFVARNPSLRRRFSETATHRSEVNRRNLISEPPAAPSH, from the coding sequence ATGCCGCATGAGACCACGCTCATCGCGACTGTTGCAGTGGGTTTCGTGCTGGCCTTCATCTTTGGCTTCCTGGCCGATCGATTTCGATTGCCCCCCTTGGTCGGCTATCTCGTCGCCGGCATCTTCATCGGGCCCTTCACGCCCGGCTTTGTTGCTGACGCGGGCCTTTCCGGACAGCTGGCCGAGATGGGCGTCATTCTGCTGATGTTTGGCGTCGGCCTTCACTTTTCGATTTCCGATCTCATGGCCGTCAAATGGATCGCCATTCCTGGTGCTGTGGGTCAGATCGTCCTCGCCACGCTGATCGGTGTGGGGGTCGGCACGATCTGGGGTTGGAGCCTCGGCGGCAGCCTGGTGTTTGGCCTCTCCCTTTCGGTCGCGAGTACGGTAGTACTGTTGAAGGCACTGGAAGAGCGCAACATGTTGCCAACAGCCAACGGGCGCATCGCCGTGGGCTGGCTCATCGTCGAAGATCTCGCGATGGTCGTCGCGCTCGTCCTGCTGCCGGCCTTCGCGGAAACGTTGGGTGGCCACGCAGCCGGTGGTCATGGAGCGGCAGCCGCGGCGGATACGAGCCTCGCCATGGCGTTGGGTCTTACTCTCCTGAAAGTCGCGGGCTTCGTCGTGCTTGCCATCGCGCTCGGGCCGCGCGTCGTTCCGTGGATTCTCGGGCAGGTTGCCCGCACGGGATCACGTGAGCTCTTCACGCTCTCGGTACTCGCGGTGGCGCTCGGCATTGCCTACGGCTCGGCTGTCATATTCGGCGTTTCATTCGCGCTCGGCGCCTTCTTTGCCGGCGTGGTGCTGTCCGAATCCCGCTTCAGCCATCGTGCCGCCCATGAGTCCCTGCCCCTGCAGGACGCCTTTGCCGTGCTGTTCTTTGTCTCGGTAGGGATGCTGTTCGACCCATCGATCCTCATCCGCGAGCCACTGGCGGTGTTGATCGTGCTGGCGATCATCATGGTCGGTAAGTCGCTTGCAGCCATGCTGATCGTTCTCGTACTCGGCTACCCCTTGGCGACGGCGGTGACCGTTGCCGCAAGCCTCGCGCAGATCGGAGAATTCTCGTTCATCCTCGGCGGCCTCGGTGTCGCCCTCGGCTTGCTTCCGAAGGAAGGCAGTGATCTCATCCTTGCCGGTGCCCTGTTGTCCATCACGTTGAACCCCCTCGCCTTTGTCCTGGCGCCGAGACTGATCAGCCGCCTCGGCGTGTGGAAGGCGCTCGCGACCCACGGCGAGCATCGCTACAACGCGTTGGAAGCTGATATCGAGGCGGCCCAAGCACGCGCCCACGAAAGGGAGCACGCCCACGCTCTCGAGGTGCAGCAAGTCGTGCAGCGCTTCCCGATCTTCGCGGATATCGACCCCGAACAGCGGCAGGAATTCTTGCTCCTGTTCCGGCCGGAAAGTGCCGACCCTGGCAAGCGTATCATCCAGAAGGGCGACAAGCCGGACGGGATGTATTTCATCTCATCCGGCAAGGCCGGGGTAGGTACAGAGGCTGGCGACATAACCCTTGGCCCCGGCGACTTCTTCGGTGAAATGGCGCTCCTGTCGGGCAGCCGCCGGACCGCGGATGTGACGGCGCTCGACTATTGCGAGCTCCTGAAGATGAGCCGGCGCGATTTCCTGCAATTCGTCGCCCGTAATCCGAGCCTTCGCAGGCGTTTCAGCGAAACAGCCACGCATCGAAGCGAGGTAAACCGGCGCAACCTGATCTCCGAACCACCGGCGGCTCCATCGCACTGA
- a CDS encoding NAD(P)-dependent oxidoreductase, which yields MKVALIGASGNAGSRILAELVRRGHSVTAIARHPEKISAEPNVTPKKGDVFDGEGLADLLKGHDAVISSVHFLASDPDVLIEAVRASGVKRYLVVGGAGSLEVAPGIALVTTPDFPSAYKAEAVKGGDFLKRLRGIDDLDWTFLSPSALFVPGERTGQFRLGKDELLTNDRGSSISFEDYAVALVDEVENPAHIRQRFTVGY from the coding sequence ATGAAAGTCGCTCTCATAGGCGCCAGTGGCAACGCCGGCTCGCGCATCCTCGCAGAACTCGTGCGCCGGGGGCATAGTGTCACCGCCATTGCCCGTCATCCCGAGAAAATCTCCGCGGAGCCGAATGTCACGCCCAAGAAGGGGGATGTGTTTGATGGCGAGGGCCTGGCGGATCTCTTGAAAGGGCATGATGCGGTCATCAGCTCCGTTCATTTCCTCGCCAGCGACCCGGACGTTCTGATCGAGGCTGTCCGTGCTTCGGGCGTCAAGCGCTACCTGGTCGTCGGCGGGGCCGGCAGCCTGGAGGTCGCACCGGGCATTGCCTTGGTGACCACGCCTGACTTTCCCTCGGCCTACAAGGCCGAAGCCGTCAAGGGGGGTGATTTTCTGAAGAGATTGCGCGGGATTGACGACCTCGACTGGACGTTCCTGTCCCCGTCCGCGCTCTTCGTTCCCGGCGAGCGCACAGGCCAGTTCCGCCTCGGCAAGGACGAACTGCTGACAAACGACAGGGGAAGCAGCATCTCTTTCGAGGACTACGCTGTCGCCCTTGTTGATGAAGTGGAGAATCCGGCCCATATCCGCCAGCGATTTACCGTCGGCTATTGA
- a CDS encoding DsbA family protein gives MNHRVEQGLPDSVAPFDSLAGQVTYLYDPLCGWCYGAMPALEVLQSRAKITFVPTGLFAGEGARVMDANFAAYAWENDQRIASLTGQPFSERYREQVLLPGTAFDSTVATLALVAVSLDAPDQLFAACKAIQHARYVDGRDTSVRQEVAAVLDGMGLSGAAARLLANDRGVLAAARHAVATGRRLMAAHGARGVPTVVLSTEQGDRLIPSQLLYGEREALLRQLDSQ, from the coding sequence CGACAGTCTGGCGGGACAGGTGACCTATCTTTATGACCCGCTGTGCGGATGGTGCTATGGCGCGATGCCGGCCCTTGAGGTGCTGCAGAGCAGGGCGAAGATTACCTTCGTGCCAACCGGCCTTTTCGCGGGGGAGGGCGCCCGCGTCATGGATGCGAATTTTGCGGCCTATGCCTGGGAGAATGATCAGCGGATCGCCTCTCTAACGGGCCAGCCCTTCTCGGAGCGCTATCGCGAGCAGGTACTGCTGCCAGGCACAGCCTTTGATTCCACAGTCGCTACGTTGGCGCTCGTGGCTGTCAGCCTCGACGCGCCCGATCAGCTTTTCGCGGCCTGCAAGGCAATTCAGCATGCGCGCTATGTCGACGGCCGCGATACCTCCGTTCGCCAGGAGGTCGCTGCGGTGCTCGACGGGATGGGGCTGTCCGGGGCCGCCGCTAGACTTCTGGCTAATGACCGGGGTGTTCTCGCCGCGGCACGTCACGCGGTTGCCACCGGCCGACGTCTCATGGCGGCCCATGGCGCACGTGGTGTGCCGACAGTGGTTCTGTCCACCGAGCAGGGTGATCGCCTTATTCCGAGCCAGCTTCTTTACGGCGAACGCGAGGCCTTGCTTCGCCAGCTCGACAGTCAATGA